Proteins encoded in a region of the Clostridium beijerinckii genome:
- a CDS encoding IS1634 family transposase, with protein MDKELLLENIEMEAYSHGKATLVAGMCKKLGVINIFDQYLTKQNGRKPDIAYGIMAQMMLANLCHSRRPLYLMDEYFEHIDIEGTFNSDAKPHNLTDDRFGCFLDNFHEAGPRKIFSEISMTAFATYGLSIKNINYDTTSKVMWGQYETEEGKIDEISIDYGYSKDKRNDKKQIKIGIGTANGIVVDAKVLSGNTDDKTYNNDAIDDVDEILKKSKTSKDSFYYVADSAFFTEENINKANGRDIKFITRAPETTNMSKIYIGKFFSERQLTKDVIFENAQGKKVKYQVLDYKSEYKGIPVKLAVCYSFTLEETKRKTISRHAEKEYAELEKKIKVFSKRSFACEADSQKEIEEFLKTKGKKLKYHSVNLNIEMNEKRKRKKADNKDSQKEYEYTINLEINREDSKIEAAIERECTFILASNDSDISCEEMLKEYKTQSSVEKKFQQLKAPEFIDDLFVKTPKRVEALTYMILIGLMILSVMEHVVRREMKKDNTIILGPGKIKMSKPSLKAIMGIFEYVPIQVIKVNNNCIRKFQKPLKDNQRQILNYLGLDESIFVGHAI; from the coding sequence ATGGATAAAGAGTTGTTATTGGAAAATATTGAAATGGAAGCATATAGCCATGGAAAAGCGACGCTTGTAGCAGGTATGTGTAAGAAACTAGGAGTTATCAACATCTTTGATCAATATTTGACTAAACAAAATGGGAGAAAGCCTGATATAGCTTATGGGATAATGGCTCAAATGATGTTAGCAAATCTTTGTCATTCAAGACGACCATTATATCTTATGGATGAGTATTTTGAACATATTGATATTGAAGGGACATTTAACAGCGATGCGAAGCCTCATAATCTTACAGATGATAGATTTGGCTGTTTTCTTGATAATTTTCATGAAGCTGGTCCAAGAAAAATTTTTTCTGAAATAAGTATGACTGCTTTCGCTACGTATGGATTGAGTATAAAGAATATTAATTACGATACTACCTCAAAGGTAATGTGGGGCCAGTATGAAACAGAAGAAGGTAAAATAGATGAAATATCAATTGATTATGGATATAGTAAAGATAAAAGAAATGATAAGAAACAAATAAAAATTGGAATTGGAACAGCTAACGGTATAGTTGTAGACGCAAAAGTTCTTTCGGGTAATACAGATGATAAAACTTATAATAATGACGCTATAGATGATGTTGATGAAATTTTAAAAAAATCCAAAACTAGTAAAGATTCATTCTACTATGTTGCAGATAGTGCATTTTTTACAGAAGAAAATATTAATAAAGCAAATGGTAGAGATATAAAATTTATAACAAGAGCTCCTGAAACAACAAATATGTCTAAAATCTATATTGGTAAATTTTTTAGTGAAAGACAGTTAACAAAAGATGTTATTTTTGAAAATGCCCAAGGTAAAAAAGTTAAATATCAAGTATTAGATTATAAATCAGAATATAAGGGGATTCCAGTTAAACTGGCAGTCTGTTATTCCTTCACTCTTGAAGAAACCAAAAGGAAAACTATTTCTAGGCATGCAGAAAAAGAATATGCCGAATTAGAGAAAAAAATCAAAGTATTTTCCAAGCGTAGCTTCGCGTGCGAAGCAGATTCACAAAAAGAAATAGAAGAGTTTTTAAAGACTAAAGGGAAAAAATTAAAATACCATTCTGTTAATTTGAATATTGAAATGAATGAAAAACGTAAGCGTAAAAAAGCTGATAATAAGGATTCACAAAAGGAATATGAATATACTATTAATTTAGAAATTAACCGTGAAGATTCAAAAATTGAAGCAGCAATTGAAAGAGAGTGTACTTTCATCTTAGCAAGTAATGATTCTGATATTTCATGTGAAGAAATGCTGAAAGAATACAAAACTCAAAGCAGCGTAGAGAAAAAGTTTCAGCAGCTAAAAGCACCAGAGTTTATAGATGACCTTTTTGTAAAAACTCCCAAAAGAGTTGAAGCCTTAACATACATGATACTTATTGGTTTAATGATTTTATCAGTAATGGAACATGTAGTCAGACGTGAGATGAAGAAAGATAATACGATTATACTTGGACCTGGAAAAATAAAAATGTCCAAGCCGAGTTTAAAAGCTATAATGGGTATCTTTGAGTATGTGCCTATACAAGTAATTAAAGTTAATAACAATTGTATAAGAAAGTTTCAAAAACCACTAAAAGATAATCAACGGCAGATATTGAATTATTTAGGTTTGGATGAAAGTATTTTTGTTGGACATGCTATTTAA
- a CDS encoding methyl-accepting chemotaxis protein, protein MKNIKTKVILLVVAVCFFSLLCSSTISYYLFYKTTVVESKDKLRVLSEKYAETIDKWMANQGNFVNETAENIEFNNNYDITNLLKYMKVKAASNTDIMDIYFGFEDKSFVDEGGWLPDNDFNCTERDWYKDALKSDSVIYSDPYVDSETKKSVVTVAKAVKKDGAVIGVLGTDINIENISNEVQKAQPINNSYGFLLDEKDEFVIHPNKEFQPSADKLKNIRDVLSGSLSSMVGKDSSKANVVKLKDYDGINKYFATAPITSSKWTMGIAVPNAEFLKPLTGLIISFIAMFVFLMIIFSMVALYFASKISRPISLVTNLINKTTSLDLEMKKEDEFEKLLKNKDEIGIIARAVTSLRKELRETIEVLKQKSKELLDHSEGIAVSTDETLQGIQGISSTVDQLSVGALDQARNTELTSEKLLHLGEKIDISSNNADLVTKLSKKSHHISEEGISASRDLMNNINANNEALEKVIRNIDLLSNKSGSAGKIINTIQAISEQTNLLALNAAIEAAKAGEAGKGFAVVADEIRKLSEQTSNSTKEIESIVNEIIREINAAKKSMDEEKTIMTEVSKTTKEAINTFQLINSTFDDTIENIEELTSNIKFIDENKDSAISSIQEISAVAEQSAASIEEVSATVSEQSNSMEKISYSVIELKNIADKLEQIVGKFNV, encoded by the coding sequence ATGAAAAACATTAAGACAAAAGTTATTCTCTTGGTCGTAGCAGTTTGTTTTTTTAGTTTATTATGTTCTTCGACGATAAGTTATTATCTGTTTTATAAAACAACTGTGGTTGAATCAAAGGATAAACTAAGGGTACTATCTGAAAAATATGCAGAAACTATAGACAAATGGATGGCTAATCAAGGAAACTTTGTTAATGAAACAGCTGAAAACATCGAATTTAACAATAATTATGATATTACAAATCTTTTGAAATATATGAAAGTTAAAGCAGCGTCAAATACTGATATTATGGATATATACTTTGGTTTTGAAGATAAAAGTTTTGTTGATGAAGGTGGATGGCTACCAGATAATGACTTTAATTGTACAGAGAGAGATTGGTATAAAGATGCATTAAAAAGTGACTCTGTAATTTATTCTGATCCATATGTAGATTCAGAAACTAAGAAATCAGTAGTTACAGTTGCAAAAGCAGTTAAAAAAGATGGAGCAGTCATAGGTGTTTTAGGTACTGATATAAATATAGAAAATATTTCAAATGAAGTTCAGAAGGCACAACCTATAAATAACAGTTATGGATTCTTATTAGATGAAAAAGATGAATTTGTGATTCATCCAAATAAAGAGTTTCAGCCAAGTGCAGATAAGCTAAAGAATATTAGAGATGTATTGAGTGGAAGTTTAAGTAGCATGGTTGGAAAAGATAGTTCTAAAGCTAATGTGGTAAAGCTAAAAGATTATGATGGGATAAATAAATATTTTGCAACAGCTCCTATTACTTCATCAAAATGGACAATGGGTATTGCAGTTCCAAATGCTGAATTTTTAAAACCGCTAACAGGTTTAATTATCAGTTTTATTGCCATGTTTGTATTTTTAATGATTATTTTTTCTATGGTTGCTTTATATTTTGCAAGTAAGATATCCAGACCGATTTCATTGGTGACTAATTTGATAAATAAAACTACTAGCTTAGATTTAGAAATGAAGAAAGAAGATGAATTTGAGAAATTACTTAAAAATAAAGATGAAATTGGAATTATTGCTAGAGCTGTAACATCACTAAGAAAAGAGTTGAGAGAAACTATTGAAGTTCTTAAGCAAAAATCAAAAGAGTTACTTGATCATTCAGAAGGAATTGCAGTTTCAACTGATGAAACGCTTCAGGGAATTCAGGGGATTTCTTCAACAGTAGATCAGCTTTCAGTTGGCGCATTAGATCAAGCAAGGAATACAGAACTTACTTCTGAAAAATTATTGCATCTTGGAGAGAAAATAGATATCTCATCAAATAATGCGGATTTAGTAACAAAGCTTTCAAAAAAATCGCACCATATTAGCGAAGAAGGGATTAGTGCTTCAAGGGATCTTATGAATAATATCAATGCTAATAATGAAGCTTTGGAGAAAGTAATTAGAAATATAGACTTATTATCTAATAAATCAGGATCTGCAGGCAAAATAATAAATACAATTCAAGCAATTTCAGAACAAACTAATCTTCTTGCATTAAATGCAGCAATTGAGGCAGCAAAAGCAGGGGAAGCAGGTAAGGGATTTGCGGTTGTAGCAGATGAGATACGAAAACTTTCAGAACAGACTTCAAATTCTACTAAGGAAATAGAAAGCATTGTGAATGAAATTATAAGAGAGATAAATGCAGCTAAGAAAAGTATGGATGAAGAAAAAACTATAATGACAGAAGTAAGCAAAACTACCAAAGAAGCTATTAATACATTCCAACTTATAAATAGTACATTTGATGATACTATAGAAAATATAGAAGAGTTAACTTCTAATATAAAGTTTATAGATGAAAATAAAGATTCAGCAATAAGCAGCATTCAAGAAATTTCAGCTGTAGCAGAGCAGTCCGCAGCTTCAATTGAAGAAGTTTCAGCTACTGTTTCAGAGCAATCTAATTCCATGGAAAAGATATCATATTCTGTAATAGAGCTTAAGAATATTGCGGATAAATTAGAACAAATAGTTGGAAAGTTTAATGTATAG
- a CDS encoding DUF975 family protein, producing the protein MNTRAELKRFAKDQLKGRWGLAIGGIFVAGFLIPIIFNLILRVVRESFGLSLIVFLVTIFVSAAIGVGICRFSLNYAEKDSNPKFTDIFSGFSIIHKAVGLYILLTIIVTIGLFLLIVPGIIFIYMFSQSFFILADDNNKSIIQCLKESSAIMKGHKFEYFVLTLSFLGWIILGMIPLCIGLLWVVPYMNVTVATYYLKLRDSYNNNDKIA; encoded by the coding sequence ATGAATACTAGAGCAGAACTGAAGAGATTTGCCAAAGATCAACTAAAAGGGAGGTGGGGACTGGCTATTGGAGGAATTTTTGTTGCTGGATTTCTAATTCCAATTATTTTTAATTTAATTTTAAGAGTTGTTAGAGAGAGTTTTGGTTTAAGTTTAATCGTATTTTTAGTAACAATATTTGTTAGTGCGGCAATAGGAGTTGGTATATGCAGATTTTCTCTAAACTATGCTGAAAAAGATAGTAACCCTAAATTTACAGATATATTTTCAGGATTTTCAATAATTCATAAAGCTGTAGGCCTATATATTTTATTGACTATAATTGTTACCATAGGATTATTTTTATTGATAGTTCCAGGCATTATATTTATATATATGTTTTCACAATCATTTTTTATTTTAGCTGATGATAATAATAAGTCAATAATTCAATGTTTAAAAGAGAGCTCAGCTATTATGAAAGGGCATAAATTTGAGTACTTCGTTCTTACTTTAAGTTTTTTAGGGTGGATAATACTTGGAATGATTCCACTATGCATCGGTCTATTATGGGTGGTTCCTTATATGAACGTCACAGTAGCTACCTATTACTTAAAACTTAGAGATAGTTATAATAATAATGATAAGATAGCATAA
- a CDS encoding hemolysin family protein, with product MDLDPEQTSITSQLILIVILTLINAFFASAEMSIVSLNKNKIKLLEEEGNKKAKLLLKLMEEPTNFLSTVQVGITLAGFFSSASAATGLSKDVALYLKGLNVPYSGQVALALVTIVLSYITLVFGELFPKRIALKKSEAIAMFCIKPLVIIAKIAVPFVRLLSASTNILVKLIGLDKEDLGEKVSKEEIRSYVEAGLEHGVINKTETEMINSIFEFDDKLACEVMTPRTEVYMINIEDPLMEYLDELIDERYSRVPVYEDDTDNIIGILYMKDFFSQARKYGFENVDIRSILHPPYFVPENRKIDTLFKELQSTKKHMAVLVDEYGGFSGIVSIEDLIEEVMGNIDDEYDEDEPSIEEMDNDTFMISGMLSINDFNNYFDTDIKSENYDTMSGFIIEILERIPSNTDEQEIEYENLIFKIEEVKEKRISKIKLYIQKDDEILAVL from the coding sequence ATGGATTTAGACCCGGAACAGACGAGTATCACGTCACAATTAATTTTAATAGTCATATTGACTTTGATCAATGCATTTTTCGCGTCAGCAGAAATGTCTATAGTATCATTAAATAAAAATAAAATAAAGCTTCTTGAGGAAGAAGGAAATAAGAAGGCCAAGCTTTTATTGAAACTTATGGAAGAGCCTACTAATTTTTTATCTACTGTACAGGTAGGAATAACTCTTGCAGGATTTTTTAGTAGTGCTTCAGCAGCAACAGGACTATCAAAGGATGTAGCTCTTTATTTAAAGGGACTTAATGTTCCTTATAGTGGACAAGTTGCGTTGGCATTAGTAACAATTGTATTATCTTATATTACCTTGGTATTTGGAGAACTTTTTCCAAAAAGAATAGCGCTTAAAAAATCAGAAGCTATTGCAATGTTCTGTATAAAACCATTAGTGATTATAGCTAAAATTGCAGTTCCATTTGTAAGGTTGCTTTCAGCATCAACTAATATATTAGTTAAACTGATTGGCCTTGATAAAGAGGATTTAGGTGAAAAAGTATCAAAAGAGGAAATCAGATCTTATGTGGAAGCTGGACTAGAACATGGAGTCATAAATAAGACTGAAACAGAAATGATAAATAGCATATTTGAGTTTGATGATAAATTAGCATGTGAAGTAATGACACCGAGAACAGAAGTATATATGATTAATATAGAAGATCCATTAATGGAATATTTGGATGAATTGATTGATGAAAGATATTCAAGAGTTCCTGTTTACGAAGATGATACTGATAATATAATTGGTATTCTTTATATGAAGGATTTCTTTAGTCAAGCAAGAAAATATGGATTTGAAAACGTGGATATAAGAAGCATATTGCATCCACCGTATTTTGTTCCAGAAAATAGAAAGATTGATACGTTATTTAAGGAACTTCAAAGTACTAAAAAGCATATGGCTGTATTAGTAGATGAGTATGGGGGATTTTCAGGTATAGTTTCTATTGAGGACTTAATAGAAGAAGTCATGGGAAATATAGATGATGAATATGATGAGGATGAGCCATCAATAGAAGAAATGGATAATGACACTTTTATGATATCAGGTATGCTTTCAATTAATGATTTTAATAATTACTTCGATACAGATATTAAAAGTGAGAATTATGATACTATGAGTGGTTTTATTATTGAAATTCTTGAACGTATTCCTAGTAATACAGATGAACAAGAGATAGAATATGAAAACTTGATCTTTAAAATAGAAGAAGTAAAGGAAAAAAGAATTAGTAAGATAAAGCTTTATATTCAGAAAGATGATGAAATTTTAGCTGTATTATAA
- the trxB gene encoding thioredoxin-disulfide reductase: protein MDDVTNSYDLIIIGGGPAGLSAAIYGGRAKLKTLVINKGVVGGLVNTTREIVNYPGYEQISGPELMKNFKKHAESFGVEFLRDEVVDTDLSLREKLITTKKGKQFLAKAIIIACGSEPRLLDIPGEKRLQGNGVAYCATCDAEFFEGEHVVVVGSGDQAIEEGLYITKFASKVTVIVLHDEGILDCNKVSSERALNNKKMEFIWNSTIEEVLGTENVEGVKIKNLKTGNIEYINCQGVFFFVGMVPSTNFLKNSGLEVDSRGYISANELMETSFEGVYAIGDNRVKYLRQVVSAASDGATAAVAAERYIEELNDFNESILKSEKRVLLLFLDALVNENLRFRTLLEEINRELVDCYRIKEVNIATKRNLIGKYTVRNVPEIIVLDHGNEIKRLKYTMDKEQLKSQLS, encoded by the coding sequence ATGGACGATGTGACTAATTCCTACGATTTAATTATCATAGGTGGTGGACCAGCAGGACTTTCAGCGGCAATTTACGGAGGAAGAGCCAAACTTAAAACTCTGGTAATTAATAAAGGAGTAGTTGGAGGTCTTGTAAATACAACAAGGGAAATAGTTAATTATCCAGGTTATGAACAAATTAGCGGACCAGAACTTATGAAAAACTTTAAGAAACATGCAGAGAGCTTTGGAGTTGAGTTTCTAAGAGATGAAGTTGTAGATACTGATTTGTCCTTAAGAGAAAAACTCATTACCACTAAAAAAGGAAAGCAATTCTTAGCTAAGGCTATTATTATAGCTTGTGGCAGTGAACCTAGATTATTAGACATCCCTGGGGAAAAGAGACTCCAAGGCAATGGAGTAGCATACTGCGCAACTTGTGATGCAGAGTTTTTTGAAGGAGAACATGTTGTAGTAGTTGGAAGTGGTGATCAGGCTATTGAAGAAGGTCTGTATATTACAAAGTTTGCAAGTAAAGTGACTGTTATAGTGCTTCATGATGAAGGGATTCTAGATTGTAATAAAGTAAGTAGCGAAAGAGCTCTAAACAATAAAAAGATGGAGTTTATCTGGAATTCGACCATAGAGGAAGTTCTTGGGACTGAAAATGTTGAAGGAGTAAAAATTAAGAACTTAAAGACTGGAAATATAGAATATATAAACTGCCAAGGAGTATTTTTCTTTGTAGGTATGGTACCATCAACTAATTTTCTAAAAAACAGCGGTCTTGAAGTTGATTCAAGAGGGTATATATCTGCAAATGAACTTATGGAAACTAGCTTTGAAGGAGTTTATGCAATAGGAGATAATAGAGTTAAATATTTAAGACAGGTTGTTTCGGCTGCTAGTGATGGAGCAACTGCGGCTGTAGCAGCTGAGCGTTACATTGAAGAATTAAATGACTTTAATGAAAGTATTCTAAAAAGTGAAAAAAGAGTATTATTACTATTTTTAGATGCTTTAGTTAATGAAAACTTAAGATTTAGAACACTGCTAGAAGAGATAAATAGGGAATTAGTTGATTGTTATAGGATTAAAGAAGTAAATATAGCCACAAAGAGAAATCTTATAGGAAAATATACTGTTAGAAATGTGCCTGAAATAATTGTGTTAGATCATGGTAATGAAATTAAAAGATTAAAATATACAATGGATAAAGAACAATTAAAAAGTCAATTATCTTAA
- a CDS encoding thioredoxin family protein, producing the protein MSLQHLDSNEFDEIIYDNAESSLVIFSRESCSVCQGVVPILEDLKSKYDGKYNFYYVDVEEQKNLFQRFSLKGVPQILFFKDGEYQGKLAGHVEDDAVEEKIAEVFEE; encoded by the coding sequence ATGTCTTTACAACATTTAGATTCTAATGAATTTGATGAAATTATATATGACAATGCTGAATCCAGTCTAGTGATTTTTTCTAGGGAAAGTTGCAGTGTATGTCAAGGAGTAGTACCAATTTTAGAAGATTTAAAGTCAAAATACGATGGTAAGTATAATTTTTATTATGTTGATGTTGAAGAACAAAAGAATTTATTTCAGAGATTTTCTTTAAAAGGTGTTCCTCAAATTCTGTTTTTTAAAGACGGTGAGTACCAAGGAAAATTAGCTGGTCATGTGGAAGATGATGCAGTTGAAGAAAAAATCGCTGAAGTTTTTGAGGAGTGA